From Allofrancisella guangzhouensis, a single genomic window includes:
- a CDS encoding GatB/YqeY domain-containing protein, with protein sequence MSQIFNQLTQDMKESMKNKDKNRLTTIRMAMAAIKQKQIDEKITITDDIVITVIGKMIKQRQDSYNQYIQANRVELAEGEKREIEILTSYMPKQLSDEEVVAIVQKAIESVGATSMKEMGKIMAYVKEELAGKTDMSKVSAIVKSNLG encoded by the coding sequence ATGTCACAAATTTTTAATCAATTGACTCAAGACATGAAAGAGTCAATGAAAAATAAAGATAAAAATAGGCTAACTACTATACGTATGGCTATGGCTGCTATCAAGCAAAAGCAGATAGATGAAAAAATTACTATAACTGATGATATAGTGATTACTGTTATTGGTAAAATGATTAAACAAAGACAAGACTCTTATAACCAATACATACAAGCTAATAGAGTCGAGTTAGCAGAGGGGGAAAAAAGAGAAATAGAAATCCTTACAAGCTACATGCCAAAGCAACTAAGTGATGAAGAAGTAGTCGCAATAGTACAAAAAGCTATAGAGTCTGTAGGTGCTACTTCTATGAAAGAAATGGGGAAAATTATGGCATATGTTAAAGAAGAGTTAGCTGGTAAAACAGATATGAGTAAAGTCAGTGCTATAGTAAAATCAAATTTAGGATAG
- a CDS encoding DUF1338 domain-containing protein yields MNIDILNKLWEQYVAFNPHVTQIYDLFVKEGENPINDHIALRTLDDPSIDINILAGVFISNGYSICGNYEFDVKKLKAIHLEHTDENQPKVFISQLLTKEFSSFVQETMKKCVKAIPQKLLDNKEQLLVSGTSWGDLSYQTYTKLLEESEYAAWFYAFGFRVNHFTVLINALKNFDEVAQVNEFLKRNGIKLNSSGGEIKGSPADLLEQSSTMSGLIEVDFIEGKKTIPCCYYEFAKRYLDKNGKLYQGFVAKSADKIFESTNFKS; encoded by the coding sequence ATGAATATAGATATTTTAAATAAATTATGGGAACAATATGTTGCTTTTAATCCTCATGTTACACAGATTTATGATTTGTTTGTCAAAGAAGGAGAAAACCCTATTAATGATCATATTGCATTAAGAACATTAGACGACCCAAGTATAGACATAAACATTTTAGCTGGAGTTTTTATAAGTAATGGATATAGTATATGTGGAAATTATGAATTTGATGTTAAAAAACTAAAAGCAATACATCTTGAGCATACAGATGAAAATCAGCCAAAAGTTTTTATAAGTCAGTTATTGACAAAAGAGTTTAGCTCTTTTGTTCAGGAAACTATGAAAAAATGTGTCAAAGCTATCCCGCAAAAGCTGTTAGATAATAAAGAACAACTTTTGGTTTCAGGTACTAGTTGGGGTGATTTAAGTTATCAAACCTATACTAAGCTTTTAGAAGAATCTGAGTATGCAGCTTGGTTTTATGCATTTGGTTTTAGGGTAAATCATTTCACAGTGCTTATAAATGCTCTAAAAAACTTTGATGAAGTAGCACAAGTAAATGAATTCTTGAAACGAAATGGCATAAAGCTTAACTCTTCAGGTGGAGAAATAAAAGGCTCTCCAGCTGATTTGTTAGAACAATCAAGCACTATGTCTGGTTTGATAGAAGTAGATTTTATTGAAGGTAAGAAGACTATACCATGCTGTTACTATGAATTTGCTAAGAGATACCTAGATAAAAATGGTAAGTTATATCAAGGTTTTGTAGCTAAATCAGCTGATAAGATCTTTGAGAGTACTAATTTTAAGAGTTAG
- the amaB gene encoding L-piperidine-6-carboxylate dehydrogenase, giving the protein MGILEKLNLGLENYTVNDSRNTIETLNPSNGQIIARVANHSVKDIQDAITKAKEAFLQWRQIPAPKRGELVRLIAQELRKNKDSLGSLVSLEMGKSKQEGDGEVQEMIDMADFAVGQSRMLYGATMHSERAEHRMYEQWHPLGVVGVISAFNFPVAVWSWNAFLAVICGNTVVWKPSEKTPLCSIAVQNICQKVIKENNYPEIFYTVISKDIEVSKALVNDERVSLVSFTGSTKVGQDVGQQVAKRFGKCILELGGNNATIIDETANLKLAIPGAVFGAVGTAGQRCTSLRRLIVHKSIYGLVKEKVLNAYKQIKVGDPLDQKNLMGPLIDQTAVDNFINTVSKAKEQGGKLIIGGRQIEKEGFFVEPTIIEANKDMPIVAEENFCPILYIMSFENIDEAIELNNSGNYGLSSSIFTNNLQNAEKFLSGQGSDCGIANVNIGTSGAEIGGAFGGEKYTGGGREAGSDAWKAYMRRQTNTINYGKELPLAQGIKFNLEV; this is encoded by the coding sequence ATGGGTATTTTAGAAAAACTTAATTTAGGTCTAGAAAATTATACGGTAAATGATAGTAGAAACACTATTGAGACCCTCAATCCATCTAATGGTCAAATTATTGCTAGAGTTGCAAATCATAGTGTTAAAGATATACAAGATGCTATTACAAAAGCTAAAGAAGCTTTTTTACAGTGGCGTCAAATACCGGCTCCAAAAAGAGGGGAGTTAGTTAGGCTAATAGCTCAAGAGCTACGTAAAAATAAAGATTCTTTAGGTAGTTTAGTATCATTAGAAATGGGTAAATCTAAACAAGAAGGTGACGGTGAAGTTCAGGAAATGATTGACATGGCAGATTTTGCTGTTGGTCAATCACGTATGCTCTATGGTGCAACTATGCATTCTGAAAGAGCTGAGCATAGAATGTATGAGCAATGGCACCCTTTAGGCGTAGTAGGGGTTATTTCAGCTTTTAATTTCCCTGTTGCTGTATGGTCGTGGAATGCGTTTTTAGCGGTGATATGTGGTAATACCGTAGTTTGGAAGCCTTCTGAAAAAACTCCTTTATGTTCTATTGCTGTACAAAATATTTGTCAAAAAGTTATTAAAGAAAATAACTACCCAGAAATTTTCTACACTGTTATTTCAAAGGATATAGAAGTTTCAAAGGCTTTAGTTAATGATGAAAGGGTAAGCTTAGTTTCATTTACGGGTTCAACAAAAGTAGGGCAAGATGTTGGACAGCAAGTGGCAAAGCGTTTTGGTAAATGTATCTTAGAGTTAGGTGGTAATAATGCAACAATAATAGATGAAACTGCTAATTTAAAGCTTGCTATACCTGGAGCTGTATTTGGAGCTGTTGGTACAGCTGGGCAACGTTGTACAAGCTTGCGTCGTCTTATAGTACACAAGTCTATTTATGGACTAGTCAAAGAAAAAGTACTTAATGCTTATAAGCAAATTAAAGTTGGTGATCCTTTGGATCAAAAAAATCTAATGGGTCCACTTATAGATCAAACTGCTGTTGACAATTTTATCAATACAGTTTCAAAAGCAAAAGAGCAAGGTGGTAAACTTATAATCGGTGGTAGACAAATTGAAAAGGAAGGTTTTTTTGTGGAGCCAACTATTATAGAAGCTAACAAAGATATGCCTATAGTAGCAGAAGAAAATTTTTGTCCAATTTTATATATTATGTCTTTTGAAAATATAGACGAAGCTATTGAATTAAATAATTCAGGCAATTATGGACTATCAAGCTCTATTTTTACTAATAATTTACAAAATGCTGAAAAATTTCTCTCAGGTCAAGGTAGTGATTGTGGTATCGCTAACGTAAATATTGGTACTTCAGGGGCAGAAATTGGCGGAGCTTTTGGCGGAGAAAAGTATACAGGTGGTGGTCGTGAGGCTGGTTCAGATGCTTGGAAAGCTTATATGCGTCGGCAAACAAATACCATAAACTATGGTAAAGAGTTACCGTTAGCACAAGGTATTAAATTTAACCTGGAGGTTTAA
- the rpoD gene encoding RNA polymerase sigma factor RpoD: MTKEDLLSDLKDLIIDGKERGYLTRADILDALPGDVSDDPKKYEEIEAILVDAGIDVYDRTPELEEEDERKVSEANLDDLKGKTSDPIRMYMREMGIVDLLDKKGETEIAIRIEEGTTEVFSTILSYPIVIKTYIERFRELEEKAIEYMASQEIEEEPVAKYIRFNEIMAGFSDEQEVEEKLAESDHDEKIDTQRAYEFFTNLEKMYEQYQENQNKKLYTKIVQEFDNLRLSTSHLQKLVDYIRLPFARVRELERKILRLSVERAKIPRQEFLKIYKIGKIDWLEPLTKKYRFTENVIREIETLTKQINQFQSLMMMDIEELKKVNLDISKSEAKITQAKKEMIEANLRLVVSEAKKYTNRGLHFLDIIQEGNIGLMKAVDKFDYRKGFKFSTYATWWIRQAITRSIADQARTIRVPVHMIETINKVNRVKRQIMQEKGREATEEEIIEHTPNMTKEKLKKILNISHTPISMESPIGDDEDSTVGDFIEDKNNYSPIESANLENLREAIKELIETGLTEREAKVLMMRFGIGMNTDHTLEEVGKQFNVTRERIRQIEAKALRKLKHPSRSSFLKTFL, from the coding sequence ATGACAAAAGAAGATTTGCTCTCAGATCTAAAAGATTTAATCATCGATGGTAAGGAAAGAGGCTACTTAACTAGAGCTGATATTTTGGATGCCTTACCCGGCGATGTTTCAGATGATCCTAAAAAATATGAGGAAATAGAAGCGATACTGGTAGATGCTGGGATTGATGTTTATGATAGGACTCCAGAATTAGAAGAAGAAGATGAGCGTAAAGTAAGTGAAGCAAACCTTGATGATTTAAAAGGAAAAACTTCTGATCCTATACGTATGTATATGCGAGAAATGGGCATAGTAGACCTTTTAGATAAAAAAGGTGAGACAGAAATTGCAATAAGAATTGAAGAAGGTACAACAGAGGTTTTTAGTACTATTTTGAGTTACCCGATAGTTATTAAGACATATATAGAAAGATTTCGTGAATTAGAAGAGAAGGCTATCGAATATATGGCTTCTCAGGAAATAGAAGAAGAACCTGTAGCTAAGTATATCAGGTTTAATGAAATAATGGCTGGATTTAGTGATGAGCAGGAAGTCGAGGAAAAGCTAGCTGAAAGTGATCATGACGAAAAAATAGATACTCAAAGAGCATATGAGTTTTTTACAAATCTTGAAAAAATGTATGAACAATATCAGGAAAATCAAAACAAAAAGCTCTATACAAAAATAGTCCAAGAATTCGATAATCTAAGGTTATCAACATCACACTTACAAAAACTAGTAGACTATATCAGGTTACCATTTGCACGCGTTAGAGAATTAGAAAGAAAAATTCTAAGGTTAAGTGTAGAAAGAGCTAAAATTCCTCGCCAAGAATTTTTAAAAATATATAAAATAGGTAAAATAGATTGGCTTGAGCCTCTTACTAAGAAATATAGATTTACAGAGAATGTTATCCGTGAGATAGAAACACTTACTAAGCAGATAAATCAATTTCAAAGTTTAATGATGATGGATATTGAAGAGCTTAAAAAAGTAAATTTAGATATTTCAAAAAGTGAAGCTAAAATTACTCAAGCTAAAAAAGAAATGATAGAAGCCAACTTAAGGCTAGTTGTTTCTGAAGCTAAAAAATATACTAATAGAGGCTTACATTTCTTAGATATTATTCAAGAAGGCAATATTGGTTTGATGAAGGCTGTGGATAAATTTGATTACCGTAAAGGTTTTAAGTTTTCGACTTACGCTACATGGTGGATTCGTCAAGCTATCACACGCTCTATTGCTGACCAAGCTAGAACTATTCGCGTGCCAGTGCATATGATAGAAACTATTAATAAGGTAAATAGAGTTAAGCGCCAGATTATGCAAGAAAAAGGACGTGAAGCTACAGAAGAGGAGATTATCGAACATACACCAAATATGACCAAGGAAAAGCTTAAGAAGATCCTTAATATTTCACATACTCCTATTTCTATGGAAAGTCCAATTGGTGATGATGAAGATTCTACAGTAGGTGATTTTATTGAAGATAAAAATAACTATTCTCCTATAGAATCGGCAAACCTAGAGAATCTAAGAGAAGCAATCAAAGAACTTATAGAAACAGGGCTAACTGAAAGAGAGGCTAAAGTTTTGATGATGCGTTTTGGTATAGGTATGAATACAGACCATACCTTAGAAGAAGTTGGTAAACAATTTAATGTAACCAGAGAGCGTATTAGACAAATTGAGGCAAAAGCTCTTAGAAAACTTAAACACCCATCTAGATCATCATTCTTAAAGACTTTTTTGTAG
- the yjgA gene encoding ribosome biogenesis factor YjgA: MGKVIDLDEVERLEREEENAHYRLSRSKTSVKKDMLEITDFGKALVDLSNQQLAKLPISDNLRENIVAAKSMQKIALKRQTQFIGKLLRKLDNIDEIQKAYDLIINKDKQINLLFHRLENIRDNLLSSDKDKSNQALDSLINEFPDIDIQKLRQLIRSHHKEAEKNKPKKSYREIFQVIKELHTSNN; this comes from the coding sequence ATGGGTAAAGTTATAGATTTAGATGAGGTTGAACGCCTTGAGCGAGAAGAGGAAAACGCTCATTACCGACTGTCAAGGAGTAAAACTAGCGTAAAAAAAGATATGCTTGAAATTACAGATTTTGGTAAAGCTTTGGTTGATCTTAGTAATCAGCAGTTAGCGAAGCTTCCTATTTCTGATAACCTTCGAGAGAATATTGTAGCTGCTAAATCTATGCAGAAGATAGCTTTAAAAAGACAAACCCAATTTATAGGTAAATTATTGCGGAAGTTAGATAATATTGATGAAATTCAAAAAGCTTACGATCTAATTATAAATAAAGATAAGCAAATCAATCTTTTATTTCATCGTTTAGAAAATATCCGTGATAATCTTTTATCTTCTGATAAAGATAAGAGTAATCAAGCTTTAGATAGTTTAATCAATGAATTTCCAGATATAGATATTCAAAAATTAAGACAGTTAATTAGATCTCATCATAAAGAAGCAGAAAAAAATAAACCCAAAAAGTCATATAGAGAGATATTCCAGGTAATTAAAGAATTACATACATCAAATAACTAA
- the rpsU gene encoding 30S ribosomal protein S21 — protein MPSVRIKEKEPFDVALRRFKRSCEKAGIVSELRGREYYEKPTWVRKRKKAAAVKRAFKSNIVVE, from the coding sequence ATGCCGAGCGTTAGAATTAAGGAAAAAGAGCCTTTTGACGTTGCTCTTAGAAGATTTAAAAGATCTTGTGAGAAAGCAGGGATAGTATCTGAGTTACGCGGTAGAGAATACTATGAAAAGCCAACTTGGGTACGCAAAAGAAAAAAAGCTGCTGCTGTAAAAAGGGCCTTCAAAAGCAATATAGTAGTAGAATAA
- a CDS encoding saccharopine dehydrogenase family protein, translating into MKKVLILGAGRVGSLVSCLLVDSGQYIVHLVDKAASEDKPTLEKNSSNLEYIELDVTNTEKLERYAKDNNFDAVVSCLPFYFNKGIASLAAKLNLNYFDLTEDIETTKYIKDLAFTTNNLFAPQCGLAPGFISIVTNNLLSEFEQVDTVRMRVGALPLNVSNTLQYGLTWSTEGLINEYAKPCEAVVGGQKRILAPLADIEEIKIDGLTYEAFNTSGGVGSMIETYKDKVKNMNYKSIRHPGHCEKMKFLMQDMKLSDDLGLMVKIMDNALPRINQDIVLIYVSVDGIRKGLKSERHFAQKYPSKIIFEKRFSALQLTTATSLCVTIDIMLNKQQKASGFINQESICLKEFYSNRFGGYYKNSGLLIQAE; encoded by the coding sequence ATGAAAAAAGTCTTGATCTTAGGTGCTGGGCGTGTAGGTTCTTTAGTGTCATGTTTGCTTGTAGATAGTGGTCAATACATTGTCCATTTGGTTGATAAAGCTGCATCTGAAGATAAACCAACTTTAGAGAAAAATAGTTCAAATCTTGAATATATCGAATTAGATGTAACTAATACAGAAAAATTAGAAAGGTATGCTAAAGATAATAACTTTGATGCAGTAGTTTCTTGTTTGCCTTTTTATTTCAATAAAGGCATAGCAAGCTTAGCTGCTAAGTTAAACCTTAATTACTTTGACTTAACTGAAGATATTGAAACAACAAAATATATTAAAGATCTGGCATTTACAACGAATAATCTTTTTGCTCCTCAATGTGGCTTAGCACCAGGGTTTATTAGTATTGTAACTAATAATCTTTTGAGTGAATTTGAGCAGGTTGACACAGTACGTATGCGGGTGGGAGCTTTACCTCTTAATGTTTCAAATACGCTTCAATATGGTTTAACATGGTCTACTGAAGGTTTAATAAATGAGTACGCTAAGCCTTGTGAAGCTGTAGTAGGTGGGCAAAAAAGGATTCTAGCACCATTAGCTGATATTGAAGAGATTAAGATAGATGGGTTGACTTATGAAGCTTTTAATACTTCAGGCGGTGTTGGTTCTATGATTGAGACTTATAAAGATAAGGTCAAAAATATGAATTATAAAAGTATCCGTCATCCAGGACATTGTGAAAAAATGAAGTTTCTAATGCAAGACATGAAGCTTAGCGATGATTTAGGTTTAATGGTCAAAATTATGGATAATGCTCTTCCACGTATTAATCAAGATATAGTACTGATCTATGTTTCAGTAGATGGAATTCGTAAAGGCCTTAAGTCAGAACGACATTTTGCCCAAAAATACCCTTCTAAAATTATATTTGAAAAGCGTTTTTCAGCTTTACAACTAACTACAGCAACAAGCCTCTGTGTAACTATAGATATCATGTTAAATAAACAGCAAAAAGCTTCTGGGTTTATCAACCAAGAATCTATTTGTTTAAAAGAGTTTTATAGTAATAGATTTGGAGGTTACTACAAAAATTCAGGTCTTTTGATACAAGCTGAATAG
- the dnaG gene encoding DNA primase, with protein sequence MSKRVSNSFIKDLISSADIVDVISRFVKLKKSGKNYKGCCPFHNEKTPSFFVTPDKNFFHCFGCQESGDTITFIEKINNLDFVDAVKTLAEMVGKPIEYENNSQEDAQKEQLYNKCISFLGIAQKYYRWNLGNSNSKDKAVTYLKKRSVNSNLAKLFGIGYACEGWNNILQLASGAKLTEDTLIETGLVVKNDNGNIYDRFRNRIMFPIRNIHGDVIAYGGRVLDDGEGAKYINSPETLVFQKNNILYGLYEYRQFRKQQKNVSESLIVVEGYMDVIALAQHGFYGAVATLGTAFSQNHAKILFRETSSVVLCFDGDQAGQNAAIRTIKIVLPILNVNKKLKILTLENNKDPDDYINEHGLEAFQNALDNALPITEFLIRNFIGDRDLNKAEAKAEVLENLKNFLTEVEENIYSESIIATISDKVNIKVEQIKKLLKLRSMPNQKLAVKPYNKKLKLSKNLLLEQILLAEIFVNIQDFKELQKNTTFEIFSASQNLDILVKSLKILKEDSFNEIEVIMLIQLLVEDYPEHREYFFEILSYGIENTIKKHAKEAEYQKQIVDMLKRLENLSVRQRLKYLASLPLRTEIQEMERKYLVARLGV encoded by the coding sequence ATGTCAAAAAGAGTTTCTAATAGTTTTATTAAGGATCTAATATCTAGCGCTGATATTGTTGATGTTATTTCACGCTTTGTTAAACTTAAAAAATCTGGTAAAAACTATAAAGGTTGTTGTCCTTTTCATAACGAGAAAACACCGTCTTTTTTTGTAACGCCAGATAAAAATTTTTTTCATTGTTTCGGTTGTCAAGAGTCAGGGGATACTATTACCTTCATAGAAAAAATTAATAACTTAGATTTTGTTGATGCTGTTAAAACTTTAGCAGAGATGGTAGGCAAGCCTATTGAATATGAAAACAATTCTCAAGAAGATGCACAAAAAGAGCAGCTATACAATAAGTGTATAAGTTTTTTAGGGATAGCACAAAAATATTACCGTTGGAATTTAGGTAATTCTAATTCTAAGGATAAAGCAGTAACTTACTTAAAAAAACGTAGTGTGAATAGTAATTTAGCAAAACTTTTTGGTATAGGGTATGCCTGTGAAGGGTGGAATAATATCCTTCAATTAGCATCTGGAGCAAAACTTACTGAAGATACACTAATTGAAACAGGTTTAGTAGTAAAAAACGATAACGGCAATATTTATGACCGTTTTCGTAATAGAATAATGTTTCCTATACGTAACATACATGGGGATGTGATAGCTTATGGTGGTAGAGTGTTGGATGATGGAGAAGGAGCAAAATATATTAACTCACCGGAAACCTTAGTTTTCCAAAAAAATAATATCCTTTATGGCTTATATGAGTATAGACAATTCAGAAAGCAACAGAAAAATGTAAGTGAAAGTTTGATCGTGGTAGAGGGGTATATGGATGTCATAGCACTAGCACAACATGGTTTTTATGGAGCAGTTGCTACTTTAGGGACAGCATTTTCCCAAAATCATGCAAAAATCTTATTTAGAGAAACTAGCTCAGTTGTATTATGTTTTGATGGAGACCAAGCTGGACAAAATGCTGCTATTAGAACTATCAAAATAGTATTGCCAATTTTAAACGTTAACAAAAAACTTAAGATATTAACTTTAGAAAATAATAAAGATCCTGATGATTATATAAATGAACATGGTTTAGAAGCTTTTCAGAATGCTCTAGATAATGCATTGCCAATAACGGAATTTTTAATTAGAAATTTTATAGGTGATCGAGATCTTAATAAAGCTGAAGCAAAAGCAGAAGTATTAGAAAATTTAAAAAACTTTTTAACGGAAGTAGAAGAAAACATCTATTCAGAAAGCATAATAGCTACGATATCTGACAAAGTAAATATAAAGGTAGAACAAATAAAAAAACTTTTAAAATTACGCAGCATGCCGAATCAAAAATTAGCTGTAAAACCTTATAATAAGAAGCTAAAGCTTTCTAAAAACTTGCTTTTAGAACAAATATTATTAGCAGAAATTTTTGTTAATATACAGGATTTTAAAGAATTACAAAAAAATACTACTTTTGAAATATTTTCTGCTTCACAAAATCTAGATATTTTGGTAAAGAGCTTGAAAATTCTTAAAGAGGACTCATTTAATGAAATTGAGGTTATTATGCTTATACAACTATTAGTAGAAGATTACCCAGAGCATCGAGAGTACTTTTTTGAAATTTTGAGTTATGGCATTGAAAATACAATTAAAAAACATGCCAAAGAAGCTGAATATCAAAAGCAAATAGTGGATATGTTAAAAAGACTTGAGAATCTAAGCGTAAGGCAGCGACTTAAATACTTAGCATCATTGCCACTTAGGACAGAGATCCAAGAAATGGAACGTAAATATTTGGTAGCAAGATTAGGTGTTTAG
- the dnaQ gene encoding DNA polymerase III subunit epsilon, with product MYRQIFIDTETTGFDFKIGNRIIEFGAVEVIDRKITGNTLHFYCNPNFEVEAGALAIHGLTNEFLADKPNFEEKVDDMIKFLKGAEVIIHNAAFDVPFINWELGLLRDNKYGKLEDHVANIIDSLEIARKKHPLQKNNLDSLCKRYAIRNDHRTFHGALLDSELLADVYLAMTGGQTKLSLQAYKSATKDSADIDFEKLNLRQASVFNLEEHNKYLKEVLKLEEEIRW from the coding sequence ATGTATAGACAAATTTTTATAGATACGGAAACTACAGGTTTTGACTTTAAAATTGGTAATAGAATTATCGAGTTCGGAGCTGTAGAGGTTATTGATAGGAAGATAACAGGAAATACTTTACATTTTTATTGTAATCCAAATTTTGAAGTTGAAGCAGGGGCGTTAGCTATACACGGTTTAACAAATGAGTTTTTGGCAGATAAACCAAATTTTGAGGAAAAAGTTGACGATATGATAAAGTTCCTTAAAGGTGCGGAGGTTATTATTCATAATGCTGCTTTTGATGTGCCATTTATTAACTGGGAATTGGGTTTACTTAGAGACAATAAATATGGAAAGCTAGAGGATCATGTTGCTAATATTATTGATAGTTTAGAAATAGCTAGAAAAAAACATCCATTACAAAAAAATAATTTAGATTCTTTATGTAAGCGTTATGCTATTAGAAATGATCATAGAACATTTCATGGAGCTTTACTAGATAGTGAGCTTTTAGCGGATGTTTACCTTGCTATGACTGGCGGGCAAACTAAGCTGTCACTACAAGCATACAAGTCTGCAACTAAAGATAGTGCAGATATAGATTTTGAAAAACTAAACCTACGTCAAGCAAGTGTTTTTAACCTTGAAGAGCATAATAAATATCTCAAAGAAGTACTAAAACTAGAAGAAGAAATTAGATGGTAA
- the glyA gene encoding serine hydroxymethyltransferase: MFSRDKNSLKNTDKEIFDAIELEIKRQHEHVELIASENYASPAVMEAQGSQLTNKYAEGYHGKRYYGGCEYVDIAEKLAIERAQKLFNVDYANVQPHSGSQANAAVYSAVLKPGDIVLGMDLSAGGHLTHGSKVNFSGKTYNSIQYGLNEAGDIDYDQVAALAKEHKPKMIIAGFSAFSGIIDWKKFREIADSIDAVLMADIAHVAGLVATGLYPSPFPYVDVATTTTHKTLRGPRGGLILCNNNPELAKKFQSAIFPGIQGGPLMHVIAAKAVAFKEALEPSFVEYQKQVLKNAKAMEKVLKQRNINIISGGTYNHLLLLDITNTGFSGKEAEAALGRANITVNKNSIPNDPRSPFITSGLRIGSPAITTRGFREAESELVANLLADIVFNCGNEQIEKNVAKQILELCDKFPVYK; encoded by the coding sequence ATGTTTAGCCGAGATAAAAATAGCCTAAAAAATACTGATAAAGAAATATTTGATGCTATAGAACTCGAAATTAAAAGGCAACATGAACATGTAGAGCTTATCGCATCAGAAAACTATGCTAGCCCTGCTGTAATGGAAGCACAAGGATCACAGCTAACAAATAAGTATGCTGAAGGTTACCACGGCAAAAGATACTATGGTGGTTGTGAATATGTCGATATAGCTGAGAAATTAGCTATTGAAAGAGCTCAAAAACTTTTTAATGTTGACTACGCTAACGTGCAACCGCACTCTGGTTCTCAAGCAAATGCAGCTGTTTATAGTGCTGTACTAAAGCCAGGTGATATTGTACTTGGTATGGATCTAAGTGCTGGTGGACACCTAACTCATGGAAGTAAAGTTAATTTCTCAGGAAAGACTTACAACTCTATACAATATGGTCTCAATGAGGCTGGCGATATTGATTATGATCAGGTAGCAGCGCTAGCAAAAGAGCATAAACCAAAAATGATAATTGCTGGTTTTTCTGCTTTCTCAGGAATTATAGATTGGAAAAAATTTAGAGAAATTGCCGACTCTATAGATGCTGTACTCATGGCAGATATCGCTCATGTGGCTGGTTTAGTAGCAACAGGCCTATATCCTAGCCCATTTCCATATGTAGATGTTGCAACTACTACTACACATAAAACCCTTAGAGGACCTCGTGGCGGTTTAATCCTTTGCAACAATAATCCAGAGCTAGCTAAGAAATTCCAATCAGCTATTTTCCCAGGTATCCAAGGTGGTCCTTTAATGCATGTAATAGCAGCTAAAGCAGTTGCTTTTAAAGAAGCTTTAGAACCAAGCTTTGTAGAATACCAAAAACAAGTACTAAAAAATGCCAAAGCTATGGAAAAAGTACTTAAACAACGTAATATTAATATAATATCTGGTGGAACTTATAATCATCTATTACTTTTAGATATTACAAACACAGGTTTCTCTGGTAAAGAAGCTGAAGCTGCACTAGGTAGAGCAAATATCACTGTAAATAAAAACTCTATTCCAAACGATCCTCGTTCACCATTTATAACTAGTGGTTTAAGAATTGGTAGCCCTGCTATTACAACTCGTGGATTTAGAGAAGCTGAAAGCGAACTTGTTGCAAACTTACTAGCTGACATAGTTTTTAACTGCGGCAATGAGCAAATAGAAAAAAACGTCGCTAAGCAAATTTTAGAGCTTTGTGATAAATTTCCTGTTTATAAGTAA
- a CDS encoding M15 family metallopeptidase, producing the protein MVKRPIFIEADKDDLVLVGKDFFQRDVYLEKNTYKAWIALHAAAKSDGIELFIVSGFRSYDYQQKIIDRKLANGQTLEQISKVNALVGESEHHTGRAMDLTTLNEKEVLTEEFEKTAAFMWLKKNALTYGFIMSFPRDNKYGFIYEPWHWYYKDEEIK; encoded by the coding sequence ATGGTAAAAAGGCCTATATTTATAGAAGCTGATAAAGATGATCTTGTATTAGTTGGAAAAGATTTCTTCCAAAGAGATGTATATCTAGAAAAAAATACCTATAAAGCGTGGATAGCCTTACATGCGGCTGCTAAGTCTGATGGTATCGAGCTTTTTATTGTATCTGGGTTTAGAAGTTATGATTATCAACAAAAAATTATTGATAGAAAATTAGCTAATGGTCAAACATTAGAGCAAATTAGCAAAGTAAATGCTTTAGTGGGAGAGAGTGAGCATCATACTGGTAGAGCTATGGATTTAACAACCTTGAATGAAAAAGAGGTTTTAACTGAAGAGTTTGAAAAAACAGCTGCTTTTATGTGGCTTAAAAAAAATGCTTTAACATATGGTTTTATAATGAGTTTTCCTCGAGATAATAAATACGGCTTTATTTATGAGCCATGGCACTGGTATTATAAAGATGAAGAAATTAAATAA